The genomic window GTTGCTATCGTAATCTTTTCTGTATCGTAATCATCGACAATCTCGTGAATCTTGTTTATCGACGCCATTACTGTTTAATTCCACTTCGATGCTTAAATCTTTCCATGCTTGCATTTGAAGCGTCTTTTATCAGAAATTCATTAGAAATGTAAGATCGATGTCGATGGCGTTTTTCCTCAATAATTCAAAATTGACCAAAGAGATTGATGCCGAACCCGTAAAATAACGCGTACAAAACGAGAGCCCTGGTGATGCCTCCGGCAAAATTCGCGACTACAAAGTATCTCAGCTGAAGAACTTCACCTTGCCTATTAAAAACCGAAAACACGTAAACGGGAACCGTATCTACCATCCCGGGTATACTCAATAGCAAATAAAGGCCAATGTAGCCCAATTTCTCGACCAAAATCTCCGATTTATCTACAAACCACCTAAACCAACCCCACTTGCTCGACCAGTTTCTTATGCGCCACTCGATATTAGTTCCTATCAAGAAAACGAGGACACTCCCAACAGCCTTTCCAGCTCCCAAGACCAACGCCTTTATTATGAAATCAGTGTTCGGATTGATTATCAGCCCGATCTCAACAGGAATGGGCAATGCTATCGTCGCTAGGACGGCATACAGGAAAAAAACAAGACAATAAGTGAGCGGATCAGCTGAGTGCTGATTAAGGAAATTCATCAACTCTGCCCAGAAATCCATCGGAGGCTGATTCTATTCTCACGCTAAAAACCTTCTTGATTTCAAAATATACCCCCGTTGAAATAGAAAATTAGAGGCGATTGAGCCATCATTTAGGCATATTTAGCAACATTTTTAACCACGCATGCCAATTACACAACACAGGGACGACGATGGCACGAAAGGATACTACAATGGAGGAGGACTGGTTTGCACAGCTGGATGCTGAGCTCGATAGGAAAACTGAAGCAATCACAAAAGACATCATGGAGCTCAATAATCAGAAAAGGATAATCAACAGGACTCTCATTGAGGACTTTTGGAAGATTTGGATGAGGTTTGGCAAGATCAATGTTCATTTTACAATGGAGCCGTCTTACAGCGCTTTTGCTCAGTTTGATGAGTTTCCTGAGCAGTGGCGGTTTAGAGAAGATTTCAATTTCGCAGGCGTCAATACAATTCAACTTGTTGACAGAACACAAGACCAAGGTAGGATGGGGGATTCATTAAAGATCTGGTATTACAACCAGGATTCTACACCATTCATCAGGATGGTTTTCGAGTACTGCGAGGGCGAGCACTATTACAAATATTCTGGATGGAAGAGGATTTTTGGACAATTTGTGATTTATGATTCGCCACTTGCAAAGTTTGATTTTGATAAGTTCCATGAGAAACTCGCTGATGTTGTGAAGGTATGGTACGAATCACATTTGCGGAGAAATAGAGACATCCTCATCAAGCACTTGAAGGACAATTACGAGCGTGGAGAGACTTTCACAGAGTAACCATACTGTCGCCTTCGTTATTCATGTGGAATCATGTTCTTGCCCAGAAATTCCAATAATCATTGTGTCCTTTTATTTTATTATTACTGAATCTTTATTGGATTACCAATAACACCTTACTACAAAATCTACTTTCGGAACACCATACAATAGTACAATTAAGGACAATTCAAATAAAGTAATGATTTGATAAAATAGAGAATTGGAGGCTCACAATGCCGATGGAAGATCTCAAACCACATATTAAGGAAATATCACAATTAATAGGCGGAAAGGTAAGTGAAGATGAAATTTCAAAAGAGCTTGATACATATCTCAAAGTTTATAGGGTGCCCCTTGAAACAGCAAAGAAAAGCATAGTTAGAAAGTACGGCGGCAATCCTAGCCTTGTTTCTAGGGGACAGAAAAAGGAAATAAGCGAACTCACAACTAATGAGCAAAGTGTTGACCTTCTTGTTAAGGTCGTGTCCGTTAATAAGAGAGAAGTGGAAGTTGATGGCACGATAAAACCTGTCTTATATGGAGTGTTCGCGGACGAAAGCGGCGCGGTCCCTTTTACCGCCTGGGAAGCTGATCGATTTGATTTCAAGAAGGGCGATGTGATTTTTATTCGCAACGCTTATACCAGAGAGTGGAATGGACAGCCACAGGTCAATCTAGGGAATAGGGCGGTAGTTGAGAAGAAAGACTCCGCGACGGTTGAAATCTCGGAAGTGGAGGTGCCGTCGTTCGCGGAGAGCGTTCAAGCAAAGGTCTCACAGCTAAAGGACGGAATGAACAACGTAGCTATAACCGGCAGAATATTAGAGCTTGAGATGAAGGTTGTTTCGACGCCGGATGGGGCAAAACCAGTTACTTCAGGCATAATTGCCGATGAAACTGGGAAGGTTCAGTTCTCCGCGTGGCATGATTTTGGTTTAAGAGAAGATATGGTTATCACAATCAAGGGTGCATATGTAAAAGGCTGGAGGGGAATCCCACAAATCAATTTCGGACAAAGAGCTGATGTGACAGAATACAAAGGGAGTTTTCCTGCAGCAGACGTGCTAGCGAGACCCGCCAAAAGGACGATTGAAGATCTTGAAAAGATTGGGGGCGGTATCGACGTACTAGTGAGCGGGGTTGTCGTGGATATAAGGGAAGGATCGGGTTTGATTTTGCGGTGTCCAAAATGCAAGAGAGTGGTACAAAAGAATCTCTGCAGACTCCACGGTTCGGTAAATCCAGAGCCAGATTTGAGAATAAAGGCGGTTGTTGATGATGGGGAGGGGGTGCTCACTGTGATTATGAACAGGACGATTACAGAATCAATTACGGGGATATCGCTCAATAATGCAATGAGAAGAGCAAAGGAGATGATGAATCCGCTTGTCATAAAAGAAGATATTGAGAATTTATTAATAGCGCATCCTGTCGAGGTCTCGGGCAATGTGACAAGAGACGAATTTGGTCTCTTGATGATAGCGTCAGATGCAAGACTCGCAGAGTTCGATATACGAAGTGAAGCAACCGAAATGCTCACAAAATTGGAGGGGATGTATTGATATCACGTGAAATTGCTTGGCGCGTTTTCTCTGGAGAATACAACACGTCGAATTGTGAACTGAAAGGAGAGGGAGAACGATCTCCGTCATACGTCATCACACCACTCGGTGCCATGATCAACAGGCTATTCGTTGTCGGTGTTCTTACTGACATAGAAAATCTCGGCACTGAAGGAGAACCTTTTTGGAGAGCTAGAGTAACCGACCCAACTGGAACATTTTTCATTTCGGCAGGACAATATCAACCGGATGCGAGCCTTGCACTGGCAAAAATTAAACCGCCCAGTTTCGTAGCCGTGGTGGGGAAGAGTAGAACATATTCCCCAGAAGAAGGCACAGTCTACGTTTCCGTACGACCGGAGAAAATAGTGGAGGTTGACGAGAAAATACGTGATTACTGGATACTGGAAACTTGTAAATCGACTCTTCGTCGACTCACAGCTGCGGAGGAAGCTAGACGTATGGAGACTCCCACTGTAGAAGCACTCATCAAGCTAGGCTATTCCAAGGCTTTAGCGCAAGGCGTCTTGAAAAGCATCGAGCATTACGATTCGGTAGAATTTGAGAGGTATAGGGATATGATTGCAGATGCATTAAGATACTTGCTACCAGAGTACGAGCCAGAAGTTCAGGAGACGCCATCCGAAATGGAAATAGGGGTTGAAGAACCTGACGAGAATATAGATAAAGAAGAAAGGGTGCTTGCTATCATTGATC from Methanomassiliicoccales archaeon includes these protein-coding regions:
- a CDS encoding glycerol dehydrogenase; amino-acid sequence: MISREIAWRVFSGEYNTSNCELKGEGERSPSYVITPLGAMINRLFVVGVLTDIENLGTEGEPFWRARVTDPTGTFFISAGQYQPDASLALAKIKPPSFVAVVGKSRTYSPEEGTVYVSVRPEKIVEVDEKIRDYWILETCKSTLRRLTAAEEARRMETPTVEALIKLGYSKALAQGVLKSIEHYDSVEFERYRDMIADALRYLLPEYEPEVQETPSEMEIGVEEPDENIDKEERVLAIIDRLDKKGKGAPWDEIIEEAGKEGIRKDELEEITNSLLDKGLIYEPILGKMKRI